The Neodiprion fabricii isolate iyNeoFabr1 chromosome 4, iyNeoFabr1.1, whole genome shotgun sequence genome window below encodes:
- the LOC124180795 gene encoding lipid storage droplets surface-binding protein 2-like, with protein MDRSWEKSAGCQESTATTKTGSYKIQALDRALEIPSVHYLWDKSAQIYSRVKGANTVVHRALDTVEHVVCLVVEKTCTPVVRLMEKPIFNLDQTLCQGINFVQVKLPIIKEDPKQIIDRTKLIVLESIRPAVRTLKELKEETEDYVSVMKIRTHYKVHYLRMYSWEQADRFMSTETGVTILKTVDNTTEMAKLLLDKYLPAPEEEDFYNADDGCTEHDNLHHTMLRLSEFSSRASRRIYFALMDKLQHMYKIEIIVLILYALVVIQVVKVLEILLTVFLKILNYSV; from the exons ATGGATCGTAGTTGGGAAAAAAGTGCAGGATGTCAGGAGTCTACGGCGACGACAAAGACTGGGTCCTACAAAATTCAGGCATTGGATAGAGCGCTGGAAATACCGAGCGTGCATTATCTCTGGGATAAGTCGGCACAAATTTATAGCCGTGTCAAAGGTGCAAACACCGTAGTTCACCGCGCCTTGGATACTGTCGAACATGTCGTCTGTCtcgtcgttgaaaaaacttgtaCTCCCGTCGTTCGACTCATGGAGAAACCCATATTCAATTTGGACCAGACCCTGTGTCAAGGCATTAATTTTGTCCAAGTGAAACTACCCATCATAAAAGAAGACCCGAAGCAA ATCATCGATCGCACTAAGCTGATTGTGTTGGAGAGTATCAGGCCGGCGGTTCGAACTCTGAAGGAGCTGAAGGAGGAAACTGAGGATTATGTAAGCGTTATGAAGATTCGCACACATTACAAAGTGCATTATCTGAGAATGTATAGTTGGGAACAAGCGGACCGATTTATGTCTACCGAGACCGGCGTGACGATACTGAAAACGGTAGACAATACTACCGAGATGGCCAAGCTGCTTTTAGACAAGTACTTGCCGGCACCAGAGGAAGAAGATTTCTATAACGCGG aCGATGGGTGCACGGAGCACGACAATCTGCATCACACGATGCTGAGGTTGAGCGAGTTCAGCAGCAGAGCCTCTCGCAGAATCTACTTTGCCCTTATGGACAAATTACAGCATATGTACAAGATCGAAATAATCGTACTTATTTTATACGCTCTAGTCGTCATACAAGTCGTTAAAGTATTAGAAATATTGTTGACAGTTTTCTTGAAGATTCTCAACTATTCTGTTTAA
- the LOC124180794 gene encoding lipid storage droplets surface-binding protein 2-like isoform X2 — protein sequence MAEAVKQTTEGIAESPESGPHLEVFDRVRNMPVVQSAIGMTGSTYNYVKESSDLLSWALNYAESGLHYASATAAPIATPIVKKFEGPINKVDQTLCKGLDIVEQQVSTAREQPQHVVEAARAVMNSSIAPALEKLTAAKDTATHQASSLKETALAKANEVLNNQFGAMAVQGVDNASAAVNRLLDQYFPAVTTGDQEVEPAPISAEENKVLHTVQTVGQLSTKTARRVYHSISAQLRTIKKEDVTAYMNSAMSILHLTQLLGSDKNSGNGALESEKKDDEQEIKEKQ from the exons ATGGCAGAAGCCGTGAAGCAAACGACAGAGGGAATCGCGGAGAGCCCGGAGAGCGGGCCTCACCTGGAGGTCTTCGACAGGGTGCGGAACATGCCCGTGGTTCAGTCGGCGATCGGGATGACGGGATCGACCTACAACTACGTCAAGGAGTCGAGCGATCTCCTCAGCTGGGCTCTGAATTACGCCGAATCCGGGCTGCATTACGCCTCGGCAACGGCGGCGCCGATCGCGACGCCGATCGTCAAGAAGTTCGAAGGGCCGATCAACAAGGTCGACCAGACATTGTGCAAGGGCCTCGATATCGTCGAGCAGCAGGTGTCGACGGCGAGGGAACAACCCCAGCAT GTTGTCGAGGCAGCGAGGGCGGTCATGAACAGCTCGATAGCACCGGCTCTTGAGAAATTGACCGCAGCTAAGGACACGGCGACTCACCAAGCCTCGTCGTTGAAGGAAACGGCCCTCGCCAAGGCGAACGAAGTACTGAACAACCAGTTCGGAGCGATGGCCGTTCAGGGTGTCGACAATGCGAGCGCAGCGGTGAATCGTTTGCTGGATCAATATTTCCCGGCGGTCACAACCGGGGATCAGGAAGTTGAGCCAG CCCCGATTTCGGCCGAAGAAAACAAGGTCTTGCACACTGTTCAAACCGTAGGTCAACTCTCGACGAAGACGGCGAGGCGCGTCTATCACTCGATATCTGCCCAGCTAAGGACCATAAAGAAGGAGGACGTCACCGCCTACATGAACAGCGCCATGTCGATCCTGCACTTAACGCAATTACTTGGCAGCGATAAGAATTCGGGGAACGGAGCTTtggagagtgaaaaaaaggaCGACGAACAGGAGATCAAGGAGAAACAGTAG
- the LOC124180794 gene encoding lipid storage droplets surface-binding protein 2-like isoform X1 gives MAMCRRDECHQLSHVSPDTRMAEAVKQTTEGIAESPESGPHLEVFDRVRNMPVVQSAIGMTGSTYNYVKESSDLLSWALNYAESGLHYASATAAPIATPIVKKFEGPINKVDQTLCKGLDIVEQQVSTAREQPQHVVEAARAVMNSSIAPALEKLTAAKDTATHQASSLKETALAKANEVLNNQFGAMAVQGVDNASAAVNRLLDQYFPAVTTGDQEVEPAPISAEENKVLHTVQTVGQLSTKTARRVYHSISAQLRTIKKEDVTAYMNSAMSILHLTQLLGSDKNSGNGALESEKKDDEQEIKEKQ, from the exons ATGGCGATGTGCCGCCGTGACGAGTGTCACCAATTATCTCACgtctc ACCCGATACCAGAATGGCAGAAGCCGTGAAGCAAACGACAGAGGGAATCGCGGAGAGCCCGGAGAGCGGGCCTCACCTGGAGGTCTTCGACAGGGTGCGGAACATGCCCGTGGTTCAGTCGGCGATCGGGATGACGGGATCGACCTACAACTACGTCAAGGAGTCGAGCGATCTCCTCAGCTGGGCTCTGAATTACGCCGAATCCGGGCTGCATTACGCCTCGGCAACGGCGGCGCCGATCGCGACGCCGATCGTCAAGAAGTTCGAAGGGCCGATCAACAAGGTCGACCAGACATTGTGCAAGGGCCTCGATATCGTCGAGCAGCAGGTGTCGACGGCGAGGGAACAACCCCAGCAT GTTGTCGAGGCAGCGAGGGCGGTCATGAACAGCTCGATAGCACCGGCTCTTGAGAAATTGACCGCAGCTAAGGACACGGCGACTCACCAAGCCTCGTCGTTGAAGGAAACGGCCCTCGCCAAGGCGAACGAAGTACTGAACAACCAGTTCGGAGCGATGGCCGTTCAGGGTGTCGACAATGCGAGCGCAGCGGTGAATCGTTTGCTGGATCAATATTTCCCGGCGGTCACAACCGGGGATCAGGAAGTTGAGCCAG CCCCGATTTCGGCCGAAGAAAACAAGGTCTTGCACACTGTTCAAACCGTAGGTCAACTCTCGACGAAGACGGCGAGGCGCGTCTATCACTCGATATCTGCCCAGCTAAGGACCATAAAGAAGGAGGACGTCACCGCCTACATGAACAGCGCCATGTCGATCCTGCACTTAACGCAATTACTTGGCAGCGATAAGAATTCGGGGAACGGAGCTTtggagagtgaaaaaaaggaCGACGAACAGGAGATCAAGGAGAAACAGTAG